One genomic region from Leptospira montravelensis encodes:
- the mgtE gene encoding magnesium transporter, whose protein sequence is MEEERKKESEFRIKIDRDSDSYDEFVNQIKDLITNADSKQLKEMLDGAHPADIVTLFRDLERKEELYLFRLLSREDQAYALIKMEEETLESFLEELSVDEISNTLNHIETDETTYLLSYLPGAKRELVLANLSKADSFEIRSQLGFRESSAGRLMSKDFATVSITDNVRKGIINVRKKAKEIDDIYQVYVTDENGVLEGFIALKDLFLTPINTKVSKITNFSVFAFHYDVDQEEVANTFKKYDLFSAAVTDDLGRIIGRITVDDVLEIVEEEASEDILLMAGVSEDERLSTPILQSVKRRIIWLNVNLLTAFVSSTVVAFFEDTISQIVVLATLMPIVAGLGGNAGTQSVTVVIRNIATGDLSVSNWWEAVRKEFTIGVLNGLVLGLVTGCMIFFVKGNPVLGFVVGTAMFVNMIVASLTGSLVPIVLKGMRVDPAIASSIFVTATTDVCGFFFFLGLATVLAKYLI, encoded by the coding sequence ATGGAAGAAGAAAGAAAGAAAGAGTCCGAATTCCGTATCAAAATCGACAGGGACAGCGATTCCTATGATGAGTTTGTCAATCAAATCAAAGACCTCATTACCAATGCGGATTCCAAACAACTTAAAGAAATGTTGGATGGGGCTCACCCTGCCGACATAGTTACATTATTCCGTGATTTAGAAAGAAAAGAGGAATTGTACCTCTTTCGTCTTTTATCTAGGGAAGACCAAGCCTACGCCCTCATCAAAATGGAAGAGGAGACTTTGGAGTCTTTTTTAGAAGAACTTTCTGTAGATGAAATTTCGAATACCCTCAATCATATTGAAACAGATGAAACAACTTACCTTTTATCTTACCTTCCTGGCGCAAAACGAGAGTTAGTATTAGCAAATTTAAGTAAAGCCGATAGTTTTGAAATCAGGTCGCAACTTGGATTTCGTGAGTCTTCTGCGGGTCGGCTAATGTCCAAAGATTTTGCTACAGTGTCGATTACGGATAATGTGCGAAAAGGGATCATCAATGTTCGGAAAAAAGCCAAAGAAATTGATGATATCTACCAAGTTTATGTGACCGATGAAAACGGAGTACTTGAAGGTTTCATTGCTCTCAAGGATTTATTTCTCACTCCCATCAATACCAAAGTATCCAAAATCACGAATTTTTCAGTTTTTGCGTTTCATTACGATGTAGACCAGGAAGAAGTTGCCAACACCTTTAAAAAATACGACTTATTTAGCGCTGCCGTCACAGATGATTTGGGCCGCATCATTGGTCGGATCACTGTGGATGATGTTTTAGAAATCGTTGAAGAAGAGGCCTCTGAAGATATCCTCCTCATGGCAGGGGTTTCGGAAGATGAAAGATTATCCACACCCATTTTGCAATCGGTAAAACGTCGTATCATTTGGTTGAACGTTAATTTGCTCACTGCCTTTGTAAGTTCCACAGTAGTTGCTTTTTTTGAAGATACCATTTCTCAGATTGTGGTACTTGCTACCCTTATGCCTATCGTAGCTGGACTTGGAGGCAATGCGGGAACTCAATCGGTAACGGTTGTAATTCGCAATATTGCAACAGGAGATCTATCAGTTTCTAATTGGTGGGAAGCAGTTCGAAAAGAATTTACTATTGGAGTCCTCAACGGCCTTGTTCTTGGACTCGTGACGGGCTGTATGATCTTTTTTGTGAAAGGGAATCCAGTGTTAGGGTTTGTGGTAGGGACTGCCATGTTTGTCAATATGATTGTAGCATCACTGACTGGATCCTTAGTTCCGATTGTTCTAAAAGGAATGCGAGTGGATCCGGCAATTGCTTCTTCCATTTTTGTGACTGCGACAACGGATGTTTGCGGATTTTTCTTTTTCCTCGGACTGGCCACAGTCCTGGCAAAATATTTAATTTAG
- a CDS encoding LA_2219 family laminin/E-cadherin/plasminogen-binding protein, translating to MKFLSLLISVFSFFLLIHCQSPSTISSHTNGDTNKEVLPEKDLLPPPGGEGEIILNEKGEEVQNHAGEIPFFQKKSELPTELFRVYIASDSYMVRQIRHTDKIRRKPDLGGDELAKEEMKKFDLLSFVDDGMITIGLNTITGKLESIAFDRRVPRINDVAKIIQNDASRFNYEHLSKDGAPIITKFLISYQIRLYPGKTRDEIKQMLQKKK from the coding sequence ATGAAATTCTTGTCTTTGTTAATCTCTGTATTTTCTTTTTTTTTACTAATCCATTGCCAATCTCCTTCCACCATTAGCTCTCATACCAATGGAGATACAAACAAGGAAGTCCTACCAGAAAAGGATTTACTTCCACCACCGGGAGGCGAAGGAGAAATCATTTTAAATGAAAAAGGGGAAGAAGTCCAAAATCATGCGGGCGAAATTCCATTCTTTCAAAAAAAAAGCGAACTACCAACTGAACTTTTCCGCGTATATATTGCCTCTGATTCTTACATGGTGCGCCAAATTCGGCATACGGATAAAATTCGTAGAAAACCTGATTTAGGTGGAGATGAACTTGCAAAAGAAGAAATGAAAAAATTTGATCTTCTTAGTTTTGTGGATGATGGAATGATCACCATTGGACTTAACACGATCACAGGAAAATTGGAATCAATCGCCTTTGATCGTCGTGTCCCTAGGATCAATGATGTGGCAAAGATCATCCAAAATGATGCTTCCCGTTTTAATTATGAGCATTTGTCCAAAGACGGAGCTCCCATTATTACAAAGTTTTTAATTAGTTATCAAATACGATTATATCCAGGTAAAACGAGAGACGAGATCAAACAAATGTTGCAGAAGAAAAAATAA
- a CDS encoding LEA type 2 family protein, translated as MKLAIPLLLSVFSLQCSVLGVIQDKIPLPEFEFDSLSIKSITFTDITLNVVTSVENPYPVSIPSSLLDMDIKIEGLKLSQIKTDLGAIEGKKTKQLPLEVKLKYTDLLNLYKKFPNKPLLEVSAEGNMKVPIPKQWQLLGKDSLSFPFVKKKEIPAILPNVEIQNFKILMPTEADILSASNTNALADTATGFLKGLLGGTKQPATSAAKAGLSGINLDLNTEFDFVFANEAASNLNLTNLNYDLNLAGEKFLNGTPKEIINSGKTSTVKVATKFPITSISSSLYKTIQSKSALFDLKGDSGLKVPSVPETIPFIYEKHGNFKW; from the coding sequence ATGAAATTGGCAATTCCACTACTCCTTTCTGTATTCAGTCTCCAATGTTCTGTGCTTGGGGTAATCCAAGACAAAATCCCTTTGCCTGAGTTTGAATTTGATTCTCTATCGATAAAGAGTATTACTTTTACTGACATTACATTGAACGTAGTGACCTCGGTGGAAAATCCCTATCCGGTGTCTATCCCCAGTTCATTGCTCGATATGGATATCAAAATTGAAGGATTAAAACTTTCACAAATTAAAACCGATTTAGGGGCCATTGAAGGGAAAAAAACAAAACAATTACCTTTAGAAGTAAAACTAAAATATACTGATTTACTCAATCTTTATAAAAAATTCCCAAACAAACCATTGTTAGAAGTCAGTGCAGAAGGAAATATGAAAGTTCCGATTCCTAAACAATGGCAACTCTTGGGAAAAGATTCTCTAAGTTTTCCCTTTGTGAAAAAAAAGGAAATCCCTGCTATCTTACCTAATGTTGAGATTCAGAACTTTAAAATTTTGATGCCAACCGAGGCAGATATCCTCAGTGCTTCGAATACCAATGCACTGGCAGACACAGCTACTGGTTTTTTAAAAGGACTACTTGGAGGAACCAAACAACCGGCCACTTCCGCAGCAAAAGCAGGTCTTTCTGGCATTAATTTAGATTTAAATACTGAGTTTGATTTTGTTTTTGCAAATGAAGCCGCATCAAATTTAAACCTAACTAATCTTAACTATGATTTAAATTTAGCAGGTGAAAAGTTTTTAAACGGAACTCCTAAGGAAATCATCAACTCAGGAAAAACCTCTACTGTAAAAGTAGCCACAAAGTTTCCCATAACATCCATTAGTTCCTCACTTTACAAAACCATCCAATCCAAATCGGCTCTATTTGATTTAAAAGGTGATTCTGGTTTAAAAGTACCGTCAGTTCCAGAAACCATTCCTTTCATTTATGAAAAACATGGGAATTTTAAATGGTAA
- a CDS encoding exodeoxyribonuclease III codes for MKIITLNCNGIRSSLSKGLLDFICQENPDIICFQETKAPVSEIDREEFRNLGYMVHSCIANKPGYSGTAVLTKLKPKSVVIGFGDGIYTSEGRSVFLEFPEFYLWNLYFPSGTSGEERQKIKYQFLDSFYELAKPYTKKKKPLIVCGDVNIAHTEIDIHNAKGNQKSSGFLPEERAWVSKFLDLGFFDCFRMIHPQMKDEYSWWTYRFQARKNNKGWRIDYFFITKSSGYKIESVAIAKEPVLSDHAPLVMNIQFT; via the coding sequence ATGAAAATCATCACGTTAAATTGCAACGGAATTCGTTCCAGTTTGAGCAAAGGTTTGCTCGATTTTATCTGTCAGGAAAATCCTGACATTATTTGTTTCCAAGAAACAAAGGCCCCTGTTTCGGAAATTGATAGAGAAGAATTTAGAAATCTTGGGTATATGGTACACAGCTGTATAGCGAATAAACCAGGATACAGTGGCACTGCTGTTCTGACCAAACTAAAACCGAAATCAGTTGTGATAGGATTTGGAGACGGGATTTACACCTCAGAAGGAAGGTCCGTCTTTTTAGAATTTCCCGAATTTTACCTTTGGAATCTTTATTTTCCCTCAGGAACTAGCGGAGAAGAAAGGCAAAAAATCAAATACCAATTTTTAGATTCTTTTTACGAACTAGCAAAACCCTATACTAAGAAGAAAAAACCTTTGATTGTTTGCGGTGATGTCAATATCGCCCATACAGAAATTGATATCCACAACGCGAAAGGAAACCAAAAGAGTTCCGGATTTCTACCGGAAGAAAGAGCCTGGGTTTCAAAGTTTTTAGATTTAGGTTTTTTCGACTGCTTTCGAATGATACATCCCCAAATGAAAGATGAATACTCATGGTGGACATATAGGTTCCAAGCAAGGAAAAACAATAAAGGTTGGAGGATTGACTATTTTTTTATCACTAAATCTTCCGGGTATAAAATTGAATCTGTGGCCATTGCCAAAGAACCTGTTCTTTCCGATCACGCCCCTTTGGTAATGAATATTCAATTCACTTGA
- a CDS encoding adenylate/guanylate cyclase domain-containing protein — MIEISAEIPFLRTSKLVFLFWDESPGSLETWDWNEGITIFFQTRRAGELEFRFGPPLWGIPTETNRLEFPFVSIHNISTNKYLANELSKLGEDKTIYVLIPKGLESEARSVFARLEYLWDDKISPDRITHKFGLTGKTSSVSDTQVSNHLISKKDSVTHPPLEFVGRSGRKKIKEEILVSANEAPFRELNAEMDYEIEEELSPSSDSPNHPYDLIESSFSESEFVEVNHTNEVSDQIKTTAEVKVDKKEESYETTLDGSSNTKFSLQLKMMGVISLLFALSVSVIIFFASFYFKRSIELQLRDNNIRIAEIIGSKVKSDILGVVEKGRQIAITLTTQGLPEAERKLLIKTFFQNDKEFIYLGIFERKENSLVMKREVFNEEELKKSSVTEEDFHTVVNRNRDSLAQAFNGQTVLLNSSPGFQEPSFAIAIPTAENGELDNALVMIVKLNKIIGAFSKKGIETTFMVNGNGTVLAHPKEDLVLAATDLTSMPIVKSMLTSAPNTGQMSYLDEELGGSYLGSFQKIGFADAGVITIVSEEKAFADVYKSQKTNLYIAGIGLCSALIFVFFFSKTITKPVLQLLSATLEIAKGNFKIGIKPTTQDEVGLLTKYFIDMGAGLEEREKVKNILGSMIDPVVVQEAMVDLAALKRGSETHITAFFSDVASFSTISEQLKSADLAALLNEYLSAMTIILKKHEGVLDKYIGDAIVGIFNAPVSVLEHELKAARASVDMVMKLADLREYWTKNNLYSKEAQVMDARIGLNSGPAKVGFMGTDALASYTMMGDTVNLAARLEAAGKDYGVNILITDPIRDSIQGEMVTRYLDLVRVKGKNEPVKIHELIGYRSMISNNFLESAEIYESGFKEYLNQNWDSAIKFFTEAEKAKGQKDKSSRMLVERCEEYKLNPPGSDWDGVFTRTHK; from the coding sequence ATGATAGAAATTTCCGCAGAAATTCCGTTCCTCCGAACGTCCAAACTAGTGTTTCTTTTCTGGGATGAATCTCCTGGAAGTTTAGAAACTTGGGATTGGAACGAGGGGATTACTATATTTTTCCAAACTCGGCGTGCCGGGGAACTGGAGTTTCGATTTGGTCCCCCACTTTGGGGAATTCCTACAGAAACAAATCGTCTTGAATTTCCATTCGTTTCCATTCATAATATATCCACAAACAAGTATTTGGCGAATGAATTATCAAAATTAGGCGAAGATAAAACAATTTACGTTTTGATACCAAAGGGTTTGGAATCAGAGGCACGTTCTGTATTTGCACGATTAGAATACCTCTGGGATGATAAAATATCTCCCGATCGAATCACTCATAAATTTGGCCTGACGGGAAAAACAAGTTCTGTTTCGGATACCCAAGTTTCAAACCATCTTATCTCTAAAAAAGATTCAGTGACTCACCCTCCATTAGAGTTTGTAGGAAGGTCAGGTAGAAAAAAAATAAAAGAAGAGATTTTAGTTTCTGCCAATGAAGCTCCTTTCCGTGAATTGAATGCGGAAATGGATTATGAAATTGAGGAGGAACTTTCGCCTAGTTCTGATTCTCCCAACCATCCCTATGATTTGATTGAATCATCTTTTTCAGAATCGGAATTCGTTGAAGTAAATCATACAAATGAAGTTTCGGATCAAATAAAAACTACGGCAGAAGTAAAAGTAGATAAAAAAGAAGAATCTTACGAAACTACTTTGGATGGATCTTCCAATACTAAGTTTTCGCTCCAATTAAAAATGATGGGTGTGATTAGTCTTTTATTTGCATTGTCAGTATCTGTAATTATATTTTTTGCTTCTTTTTATTTTAAAAGGTCCATTGAACTTCAGTTACGTGACAATAATATTCGTATTGCAGAAATCATTGGTTCAAAAGTAAAATCAGATATTTTGGGTGTTGTGGAAAAAGGACGCCAAATTGCCATTACACTTACGACCCAAGGTCTTCCTGAAGCAGAGAGAAAACTACTTATTAAAACATTTTTTCAAAATGATAAAGAGTTCATTTATTTAGGGATTTTTGAACGAAAAGAAAATTCTTTGGTGATGAAACGAGAAGTGTTCAATGAAGAAGAACTAAAAAAAAGTTCTGTTACCGAAGAAGATTTTCATACGGTTGTCAATCGGAATCGTGATTCTCTGGCTCAGGCTTTTAATGGCCAAACTGTACTTTTAAATTCGAGTCCAGGGTTTCAAGAACCTTCCTTTGCCATTGCTATTCCAACAGCGGAAAATGGGGAACTAGATAATGCTCTTGTGATGATTGTAAAACTTAACAAAATCATCGGAGCTTTTTCGAAAAAGGGTATCGAAACCACTTTTATGGTAAACGGAAATGGAACCGTTCTTGCTCATCCTAAAGAAGACTTAGTTCTTGCGGCAACAGATCTTACTTCTATGCCTATCGTAAAATCTATGTTAACGAGTGCACCGAATACCGGGCAAATGAGTTATTTAGATGAAGAGTTAGGCGGATCTTATTTGGGTTCTTTTCAGAAAATTGGATTTGCTGATGCCGGTGTGATTACCATTGTTTCAGAAGAAAAGGCTTTTGCCGATGTATACAAAAGTCAAAAAACAAATTTGTATATTGCTGGCATTGGTTTGTGTTCGGCACTAATCTTTGTATTTTTCTTTTCCAAAACCATTACTAAACCTGTTTTACAGCTTCTTTCCGCTACTTTGGAAATTGCAAAAGGAAATTTTAAAATCGGAATTAAACCCACCACGCAAGATGAAGTGGGTCTTCTTACCAAATACTTCATTGATATGGGTGCGGGTTTAGAAGAACGAGAAAAGGTGAAAAACATCTTAGGGAGTATGATTGATCCTGTTGTGGTCCAAGAAGCTATGGTTGACTTGGCTGCTTTAAAAAGGGGATCGGAAACTCATATTACCGCATTTTTTTCGGATGTGGCCAGTTTTTCTACGATATCCGAACAGTTAAAATCTGCCGACCTTGCGGCCCTTCTCAATGAATATCTGTCTGCTATGACAATCATTCTAAAAAAACATGAAGGAGTTTTGGATAAATACATTGGAGATGCCATTGTCGGAATTTTTAATGCACCGGTTTCTGTTTTAGAACATGAATTAAAAGCGGCGCGTGCCAGTGTGGATATGGTAATGAAACTTGCTGACTTACGCGAGTATTGGACAAAAAACAATCTTTATTCAAAAGAAGCTCAAGTGATGGATGCAAGGATTGGACTCAATTCAGGACCAGCTAAGGTTGGTTTTATGGGAACAGATGCGCTGGCTTCGTACACAATGATGGGTGACACAGTCAATCTTGCAGCAAGGCTTGAAGCCGCAGGGAAAGACTATGGTGTGAATATTCTTATTACCGATCCTATTCGAGATTCTATCCAAGGCGAAATGGTGACTAGGTATTTGGACCTTGTGAGAGTAAAGGGTAAAAATGAACCGGTGAAAATTCATGAGCTCATTGGTTATCGTTCGATGATCTCCAATAACTTTTTGGAATCCGCAGAAATTTATGAATCTGGATTTAAAGAATACTTAAATCAAAATTGGGATTCAGCAATTAAATTTTTTACTGAAGCAGAAAAAGCCAAAGGGCAAAAAGACAAGTCTAGTCGTATGCTTGTAGAACGTTGCGAAGAATACAAATTAAATCCACCTGGTTCCGATTGGGATGGAGTTTTCACAAGGACCCATAAATAA
- a CDS encoding FecR domain-containing protein, which produces MRWLNNTRFVVSALLLLIFVFSYFLYRNLNDRFIDNSSPTIGVITFKNKTVLRKYNDAVVWDLIESKTEVKNRDTIRTEGLSDAILTLNDGTKINISENSMILLDISDKNININFAYGSFEAAREGTVSGDMKMNIQAGDKTVQVASGDIKLDKTKSELNIKVDQGEAKLTSNGKEETIAKDQIANVTDSGVKVGKPVYRLSTPEDRKNILSESGQEKIPFSISGWKPDSSKTANPVLEISLFPDFSKSLVKEKLTSASISKKLATGSYYWRVSYEDPSSKTKQTTEVYQFRILNDPGLRVMSPKPGEVFSYTQETPVVRFVWNPLDLYSSYTVQIAKDSNFSEGVISKQTQNQSLAFDSLKEGGYFAKIQARSNLPGILEKTSNVVSFQITKKTNISPPELLEPIRGKSFSLEQTKSQVFFSWKDEKDFSSYEWELSSDSNFQTKLKTESTKNNFLKLSSDLGVGVYFWRVKGLTSSGLSLESKPNTFSVIAKEEMELIAPANGAEVEVDERSIVVLKWKKLSGKSNYEIEIARDSDFKPLLTKETVSNNYFEFKSKDLGRFYWRVKPVDGENDYSAVRNFQMQTNREAPYLVSPARNETIDLFSKNSILFTWKPVEKSSGYRIQIIDISGIREKQILNERTNAAKLLFSDIQKLNVGRYRWEVAALYKQSDGTEKESAYNKQDFFISVPELKVPKILTPGKIYVE; this is translated from the coding sequence ATGAGATGGTTAAATAATACAAGATTTGTGGTTTCAGCACTTTTGTTACTAATTTTTGTATTCTCATACTTTCTCTATAGAAACTTAAATGATAGGTTCATTGACAATTCGAGTCCAACCATTGGTGTAATCACTTTTAAAAACAAAACTGTACTAAGAAAGTATAATGATGCTGTTGTTTGGGATTTAATTGAATCTAAAACGGAAGTAAAAAATAGAGATACCATCAGAACAGAGGGTTTGTCTGACGCAATCCTTACTTTAAATGATGGTACAAAGATTAATATATCAGAAAATTCGATGATCCTACTTGATATTTCTGATAAAAACATCAATATCAATTTTGCTTATGGATCTTTTGAGGCAGCAAGAGAAGGTACCGTCTCCGGTGATATGAAGATGAATATCCAAGCTGGTGACAAAACTGTGCAAGTGGCCAGTGGGGATATAAAACTTGATAAAACAAAATCGGAGTTAAACATTAAGGTTGACCAAGGGGAAGCAAAACTGACTTCCAATGGAAAAGAAGAAACCATTGCCAAAGACCAAATCGCCAATGTAACAGATTCAGGTGTAAAAGTAGGAAAACCAGTTTACCGTTTGTCAACTCCCGAAGACAGGAAAAATATTCTGTCTGAATCGGGACAAGAAAAAATTCCATTTTCCATTTCTGGTTGGAAACCAGATTCTTCAAAGACTGCGAACCCAGTTTTAGAAATTTCCCTTTTTCCTGATTTTTCAAAATCATTAGTCAAAGAAAAACTAACATCGGCTAGTATTTCAAAAAAACTGGCAACGGGTTCTTATTATTGGAGAGTCTCTTATGAGGATCCGAGTTCCAAAACAAAACAAACCACAGAGGTTTACCAATTTCGAATTTTAAATGACCCAGGTCTTAGGGTGATGAGTCCAAAACCGGGCGAAGTATTCTCTTATACGCAAGAAACACCTGTGGTTCGTTTTGTTTGGAATCCTCTAGATTTATATTCTTCCTATACCGTGCAAATTGCCAAGGATTCTAACTTTTCCGAAGGTGTGATATCCAAACAAACCCAAAATCAATCCTTAGCGTTTGATTCTTTAAAGGAAGGAGGTTATTTTGCAAAAATCCAAGCGAGATCCAATCTTCCAGGAATTTTAGAAAAAACTTCGAATGTGGTTAGTTTTCAAATTACAAAGAAAACAAATATTTCACCTCCCGAGTTATTAGAACCGATTCGGGGGAAATCATTTTCGTTGGAACAAACCAAATCACAGGTTTTCTTTTCTTGGAAGGATGAAAAAGATTTTAGTAGTTACGAATGGGAGCTAAGTTCCGATTCCAATTTCCAAACAAAACTAAAAACAGAATCTACCAAAAATAATTTTCTAAAACTTTCCAGTGATTTGGGTGTGGGAGTTTATTTTTGGCGAGTGAAGGGGCTTACTTCTAGTGGTTTATCCTTGGAATCAAAACCAAATACATTTTCTGTGATTGCCAAAGAAGAGATGGAATTGATTGCACCGGCGAATGGAGCTGAGGTAGAAGTTGATGAACGTTCTATCGTAGTTCTTAAATGGAAAAAGTTATCGGGTAAGTCAAATTATGAAATAGAAATTGCTCGAGATTCCGATTTTAAACCTCTACTTACAAAAGAAACGGTTTCTAATAACTACTTTGAATTTAAATCAAAAGATTTAGGTCGTTTTTATTGGCGAGTCAAACCAGTAGATGGAGAAAATGATTATAGTGCTGTTCGTAATTTCCAAATGCAAACCAATCGGGAAGCGCCGTATCTCGTAAGTCCAGCGCGTAATGAAACCATTGATTTGTTTTCCAAAAATTCTATTTTATTCACTTGGAAACCTGTAGAGAAAAGTTCGGGTTACCGCATACAGATCATCGATATTTCTGGAATACGGGAAAAACAAATTCTGAATGAACGAACTAATGCCGCAAAACTTCTGTTTAGTGACATTCAAAAACTAAATGTAGGAAGGTATCGTTGGGAAGTGGCTGCCTTATACAAACAAAGTGACGGAACGGAAAAAGAATCTGCATATAATAAACAGGACTTTTTCATTTCGGTCCCTGAACTAAAAGTTCCTAAAATCCTTACTCCAGGAAAGATTTATGTGGAATAA
- a CDS encoding LIC11435 family protein yields MWNKFLLYLVIFFVSLTSLLGQTNENTEETSQYQLRWMEVEGATGYVLEIKNSSGYLVLSERVNGTSYDLINYTSGIYEHRVAVVNKLGKVGSYSDWVKFEVVVSKVPTLTKDSIYSVSKEEKEKVFLLEGKDFIYPMKVYLVTGGKKILAKRVVVESDSIAKATFAIDADTNTGIYDLVLENPRNKVLTAKQRVVLSDSKEKAARFASRQERIIRKEIPEDYYETPYFSTLWRSTVLPGWGQKYIDGKNWKVYVYPLVAISAAAVYVNSYNKFLSARSDYQSAVLLGALLVDQADSQGLWIINRSNAEAKFNAAKTELGVIQVGAGILGAFLLYNIVDSYFSAKRNVANLESGFPLGETNKRVQATVVSESGWNQSKYSYEYGSRYQIEFSSRF; encoded by the coding sequence ATGTGGAATAAATTTCTTTTATACTTAGTGATTTTTTTTGTTTCTTTGACTTCGCTTTTGGGGCAAACAAATGAGAACACCGAAGAAACAAGCCAATACCAATTACGTTGGATGGAAGTGGAAGGTGCTACTGGTTACGTTTTAGAAATTAAAAATTCCAGTGGATACTTGGTGTTATCAGAAAGGGTCAATGGAACCAGTTATGATTTAATAAATTATACCTCTGGAATTTATGAACACAGGGTGGCAGTTGTCAATAAACTTGGAAAAGTTGGAAGTTATTCCGATTGGGTAAAGTTTGAAGTGGTTGTATCAAAAGTTCCAACTCTAACCAAAGATTCGATTTATTCTGTATCCAAAGAAGAAAAGGAAAAGGTTTTTTTACTGGAAGGAAAAGACTTTATTTATCCTATGAAAGTGTACCTTGTGACTGGGGGAAAAAAGATTTTAGCCAAAAGAGTTGTCGTTGAATCTGATTCGATTGCAAAAGCTACCTTTGCGATTGATGCAGATACCAACACAGGAATTTATGATTTGGTTTTAGAGAATCCCAGAAACAAAGTGTTAACAGCAAAACAAAGAGTCGTTTTATCGGACTCTAAAGAAAAGGCTGCACGTTTTGCTTCTAGACAAGAACGTATCATTCGTAAGGAAATTCCAGAAGATTATTACGAAACTCCATACTTTTCAACACTTTGGCGATCTACCGTACTTCCTGGTTGGGGACAAAAGTACATTGATGGAAAAAATTGGAAAGTTTACGTTTACCCATTAGTGGCAATCTCTGCCGCAGCGGTATATGTTAATTCATACAATAAGTTTTTAAGTGCAAGGTCAGATTACCAATCTGCTGTTTTACTTGGTGCTTTGCTTGTGGACCAAGCTGATTCGCAAGGATTATGGATCATCAATCGAAGCAATGCCGAAGCAAAATTTAATGCCGCAAAAACAGAGTTAGGTGTGATACAGGTTGGAGCTGGAATTTTGGGAGCATTTTTACTCTACAATATTGTAGATTCGTATTTTTCCGCAAAACGAAATGTGGCAAATTTAGAATCTGGTTTTCCTTTGGGAGAAACAAACAAACGAGTGCAAGCAACAGTTGTTTCAGAATCGGGTTGGAACCAATCAAAATATTCCTATGAATACGGATCAAGGTACCAAATCGAATTCTCTTCCCGTTTCTGA